In Trichoderma asperellum chromosome 1, complete sequence, a single window of DNA contains:
- a CDS encoding uncharacterized protein (EggNog:ENOG41), translated as MPRRVRKTPWSRTGCSTCKRRRKKCDGQKPKCQTCLRLGLECVQFDIFCPINVVTPTRDSRPTRAVTDGEDQDEASHSSPSSSGSADDAGGSSDAAESSPSPSSSAALIPATTTAAAWRHRRHSELMLLDSSPLSSSSSSSSSPPLYGQQQIVFRTRGSASAMRHGPSMAGPVPSLSAFSYLSTNQYFFLQYYLERLSNVLVNANSDSNPLKSLILPRIASSNLLLDAICATASLHRSSASDADPLAYSDATRYYVRVLSAVRDLIPQVTNSTSKSPKSGSRGGMMMISDGESSPGSSKGSRSSKNSDKNSKAKKKTAAGVEDVEMAEMAILASIFLCKYEIIKDGVESWRLHLKGIESLCRSLSPEQTASMANTLAYVRSFMSYHKNIARITEYAPHSTGEEFEHEPFELGKLFPVDPYMGFSQSLIILLGRVSNLLVINTRDGPHELRLEIETILSLLARRSWDADRFAIPEGMGMSTIENSTTIAEAYYCAIIACIHAVLEVVAEREAAAAISPMAMAEEQFQFGSPPLQPSSQTFIDWASLHALLPIAKADALTECLAGIARVPLGAPEEAGLLPLLFIVACETTREDQAHEALLRVEALGSHIGLGNVRCASELLKQVWLRRSTQRDFHDWRGLLAQLQWDLIIT; from the exons ATGCCACGCAGAGTCAGGAAGACGCCGTGGAGTCGCACAGGATGCAGCACTTGCAAGCgcagaagaaagaaat GTGATGGCCAGAAACCAAA ATGTCAGACATGTCTCCGGCTGGGCCTTGAGTGCGTGCAGTTCGACATCTTCTGTCCCATCAACGTCGTCACGCCGACACGCGATTCTCGGCCGACCAGAGCGGTGACAGACGGCGAGGACCAGGACGAAGCGAGCCACTCAAGCCCATCCTCGTCGGGTTCGGCTGATGACGCCGGTGGCTCCAGCGATGCGGCGGAGTCGTCGCCATCACCGTCGTCGTCTGCGGCGTTGATCCCGGCAACGACAACAGCGGCAGCTTGGAGACACAGGAGACACTCTGAGCTGATGCTGTTGGACTCCTCCCCgctgtcatcgtcatcgtcatcgtcgtcatcaccgCCGTTGTACGGCCAACAGCAGATCGTCTTCCGCACTCGCGGCAGCGCATCGGCCATGCGGCACGGGCCGTCGATGGCAGGGCCAGTGCCATCACTGTCTGCGTTTTCTTACCTTTCTACGAATCAATACTTTTTCCTGCAATACTACCTGGAGCGGCTGAGTAATGTGCTAGTAAATGCCAACAGCGATTCTAACCCACTCAAATCGCTCATCTTGCCGCGCATCGCCTCGTCGAATCTACTGCTGGACGCCATCTGCGCCACGGCGTCGCTGCACCGGTCCAGCGCCTCTGATGCGGATCCGTTGGCGTATTCGGACGCAACGCGGTACTACGTTCGTGTGTTGTCTGCGGTGCGCGATTTGATTCCCCAAGTGACGAATTCGACCTCAAAGTCGCCAAAATCGGGCAGCAGGGGGggcatgatgatgatatccGATGGTGAATCAAGTCcgggcagcagcaaaggcaGTAGGAGCAGTAAGAATAGCGACAAGAacagcaaggccaagaagaaaacgGCAGCGGGTGTCGAGGACGTCGAAATGGCTGAGATGGCCATCCTGGCGtccatcttcctctgcaAGTACGAGATTATCAAGGACGGCGTGGAGAGCTGGCGCCTCCATCTGAAAGGCATCGAATCTTTATGCCGGTCACTGAGTCCCGAGCAGACGGCTTCCATGGCCAACACGCTGGCCTATGTCCGTAGTTT CATGTCGTATCATAAAAACATTGCGCGCATCACCGAATATGCGCCGCATTCAACAGGAGAGGAGTTTGAGCATGAGCCATTCGAACTGGGCAAGCTATTCCCCGTAGACCCGTACATGGGATTCTCCCAGAGTCTCATCATCCTGCTGGGCCGGGTCAGCAACCTGCTCGTTATTAACACGAGAGACGGGCCACACGAGCTAAGGCTAGAAATAGAGACAAT ATTGAGCCTGCTTGCCAGGAGAAGCTGGGACGCAGACCGCTTCGCCATCCCTGAAGGCATGGGCATGTCGACGATTGAAAACTCAACCACCATTGCTGAGGCATACTACTGTGCCATCATTGCCTGTATTCATGCCGTGCTCGAAGTTGTAGCCgagagagaggctgcagcCGCCATCTCacccatggccatggctgagGAACAATTTCAGTTTGGGTCTCCTCCATTACAGCCTTCATCACAGACCTTTATCGACTGGGCATCCCTACATGCCCTCCTTCCTATAGCTAAAGCCGATGCTCTAACGGAATGTCTTGCCGGCATAGCACGGGTACCGCTTGGAGCCCCGGAGGAGGCCGGCCTTTTGCCGCTACTCTTCATCGTGGCGTGCGAGACGACTCGAGAGGATCAGGCCCATGAGGCTCTGCTCAGGGTCGAAGCTCTAGGGAGCCACATTGGATTAGGAAACGTTAGATGTGCGAGTGAGTTGCTGAAACAGGTGTGGTTAAGGCGGTCGACGCAGCGAGACTTTCATGATTGGCGAGGACTGTTGGCGCAGCTGCAGTGGGATCTAATCATTACCTGA